The Sporocytophaga myxococcoides genome contains a region encoding:
- a CDS encoding LexA family protein, with product MLRVSANDQRISLKIEEAIFNENTVNQSTRVSENEKEKNLENLIIKNPSSTFYVRIKGNKLQLPGITDGDLLVVDRKEEPGQNSMVIAIINGEMVLKRVGKHQNKLYLFSDNAEKPVEITDTMDFTIWGVVNFIIHKV from the coding sequence ATGCTAAGAGTATCTGCAAATGACCAGAGAATTTCATTAAAAATCGAGGAGGCTATTTTTAATGAAAACACTGTAAATCAGTCAACAAGAGTATCCGAAAATGAAAAAGAAAAAAATCTGGAGAATCTTATCATCAAAAATCCGTCCTCGACGTTTTATGTCCGTATAAAGGGTAACAAACTTCAGCTGCCCGGGATCACAGATGGTGATCTTTTAGTGGTAGACCGAAAAGAAGAACCTGGCCAGAACTCTATGGTAATTGCGATAATTAACGGAGAAATGGTTTTAAAAAGGGTTGGAAAACATCAAAATAAACTGTACCTTTTTTCTGACAATGCTGAAAAGCCAGTCGAAATTACAGATACAATGGATTTCACAATTTGGGGTGTCGTGAATTTTATAATTCACAAGGTGTAA
- a CDS encoding exonuclease domain-containing protein yields MLFAIVDIETTGGYSEGNRITEIAIIITDGYKVIDRFESLINPGVPIPPFITGLTGIDNSMTDGAPHFSEVAEEIYDYLKDCIFVAHNVSFDFSFVKSELAEAGIELKVKKLCTVRLCRKIFPGFPSYSLGNLCRFLNVEIENRHRAGGDAEATYEVFTKLVASDSEGFIITSLKANSKETTLPPNLDKEQFNSLPSFPGVYYFHDENGKTIYVGKAIDIKKRIAGHFSSRNSAEEKLRFFNNIYSISFELAGNELVAFLMESHEIKRLWPPYNKIQKFPEAQFGIFSYYDQNGYQRLSIGKVQKTPPLFSFNYLTDARDFLYAAVRDFDLCPRLSGLQTTKKACVDYSLKACKGACVMEESPEDYNKKVEYALDGMKQEKPTFAIIGKGRSRYENSIVLIEDGKYQGFGFVEDNTLNHIDDFRNVITKQKESKDIQKIISQFVAKQEKGKLKGYKFITLTSDKIVVE; encoded by the coding sequence ATGCTTTTTGCAATCGTCGATATTGAAACAACGGGGGGCTATTCCGAAGGTAACAGGATTACCGAAATTGCTATAATAATAACAGATGGCTATAAGGTTATAGACAGATTTGAGTCTCTGATTAATCCAGGTGTGCCAATTCCACCTTTCATTACGGGCCTCACAGGCATAGATAATTCAATGACTGATGGTGCTCCTCATTTTAGTGAAGTGGCCGAGGAAATTTATGATTATCTTAAAGACTGTATTTTTGTAGCACATAATGTTAGTTTCGATTTCAGTTTTGTGAAGTCAGAACTTGCTGAAGCTGGCATTGAATTAAAGGTAAAAAAACTCTGTACGGTAAGGTTATGCAGGAAAATATTTCCCGGATTTCCATCTTACAGCCTCGGTAACTTATGCAGATTTTTAAATGTGGAAATTGAAAACAGGCATAGGGCAGGTGGTGATGCCGAAGCTACCTACGAAGTGTTCACTAAATTGGTGGCCAGTGATTCGGAAGGTTTTATTATTACTTCTTTAAAAGCCAATTCAAAGGAAACTACGCTTCCTCCAAACCTTGACAAGGAACAGTTTAATAGCTTACCATCTTTTCCGGGGGTGTATTATTTTCATGATGAAAATGGCAAAACCATTTATGTTGGCAAAGCAATAGATATAAAAAAGCGCATTGCCGGACACTTTAGCTCCAGAAATTCAGCTGAAGAAAAACTTAGATTTTTTAACAATATTTACAGTATCTCATTTGAACTTGCTGGCAATGAGTTAGTGGCATTTCTCATGGAATCTCATGAAATAAAAAGACTATGGCCTCCTTACAATAAAATACAGAAATTTCCGGAAGCTCAGTTTGGTATTTTTTCCTATTATGATCAGAATGGTTATCAAAGGCTCAGTATAGGAAAGGTCCAGAAGACACCCCCCTTGTTTTCCTTTAACTATTTGACTGATGCCAGAGACTTTCTGTATGCTGCTGTCAGGGATTTTGATCTTTGTCCCAGATTGTCAGGGCTTCAAACTACCAAAAAAGCCTGCGTGGATTACAGTCTGAAAGCTTGCAAAGGAGCTTGTGTAATGGAGGAGTCTCCAGAAGACTATAATAAAAAGGTCGAGTATGCATTGGATGGAATGAAACAGGAAAAACCAACTTTTGCTATTATCGGTAAAGGTAGATCTCGGTATGAAAATTCGATAGTTCTTATTGAAGACGGGAAGTACCAGGGCTTTGGTTTTGTTGAAGACAATACCCTTAATCACATCGATGATTTCAGAAATGTCATCACAAAACAAAAGGAAAGTAAGGATATTCAGAAGATTATAAGTCAGTTTGTTGCAAAGCAGGAAAAAGGAAAACTGAAAGGATATAAATTTATTACCCTTACATCAGATAAAATCGTTGTTGAATAA
- a CDS encoding GAF domain-containing protein, whose translation MEIKNFGIREKIIGGFLILIIIFGLNGVFNLSAINNSQRALWAILKEKDPSLQNLNQFRFEVLQSVHNISGLVYGYPPVQADKTSDINYISNLHRLKKDLLANRVFWEEDESKELLKGVMNNVDKLIALETTIINNYKASSSDSLESEAFEATVIPIANKIIEQTDIIIKIKETEKEKDELMMTEFFGSLKNGLFISGILIIVVCVVISVYTSNTVLNQIKKIGEVTEDLSKGLHPQPLQNIKNDEVGKMAKGINTLIEGLKATSEFAENIGKGNFEADFSPLSNQDVLGNSLLEMRNNLKKVSEEDKIRNWANEGNAKFNDLLRNNYNDRTEFAYTILSSLVKYLDVNQGMFLVCQVENEEEYIEEIASYAWNRRKFGKTRYLKGEGLAGQAWVEQEPIFMSDVPEDYVQIRSGIGLAMPRSVIVFPLKYNEEIYGVIELASFKIFAGHEIDFLLKISENIAASLSNSMTAEKMKKLLDETQIKSQQLREQEEQMRQNLEELGATQEDMMRREMEMSQQLKVLNQENDLLREKIKGAE comes from the coding sequence ATGGAAATAAAAAACTTCGGAATAAGAGAGAAAATCATTGGAGGTTTCCTCATTCTAATAATCATTTTTGGTTTAAATGGTGTATTTAACCTTTCTGCTATTAACAACTCTCAAAGAGCCCTTTGGGCGATTTTAAAAGAGAAAGATCCTTCTTTGCAAAATCTTAATCAGTTCAGATTTGAAGTACTGCAAAGTGTACATAACATCTCCGGTCTTGTTTATGGCTATCCTCCTGTACAAGCTGATAAAACATCCGACATAAATTATATAAGTAATTTACACAGGTTGAAAAAAGATTTACTTGCCAACAGAGTATTCTGGGAAGAAGATGAATCAAAAGAACTATTGAAGGGAGTAATGAATAATGTAGATAAACTTATCGCTCTTGAAACTACAATTATAAATAATTACAAAGCAAGTTCATCTGATTCTTTGGAAAGTGAAGCTTTTGAGGCAACAGTTATCCCTATTGCAAACAAGATTATAGAACAGACTGATATAATAATCAAGATAAAAGAAACCGAAAAAGAAAAGGATGAATTGATGATGACAGAGTTTTTCGGGTCTCTTAAAAATGGATTATTCATATCCGGTATTTTAATCATAGTAGTCTGTGTGGTAATATCAGTTTATACATCAAATACGGTTCTCAATCAGATTAAAAAGATCGGAGAAGTCACAGAAGATCTTAGCAAAGGTTTGCATCCGCAACCTCTTCAGAACATTAAAAACGATGAGGTTGGTAAAATGGCTAAAGGAATCAACACTTTAATTGAGGGATTAAAAGCAACCTCTGAGTTTGCAGAGAATATCGGGAAAGGAAATTTTGAAGCAGATTTTAGTCCCTTAAGTAACCAGGATGTTCTTGGAAATTCATTATTAGAAATGAGGAACAACCTTAAAAAAGTTTCAGAGGAAGATAAGATCAGGAATTGGGCTAACGAAGGTAATGCGAAGTTTAATGACCTGTTAAGGAATAACTATAATGACAGAACAGAGTTTGCTTATACTATTCTTTCTTCTCTGGTAAAATACCTTGATGTAAACCAGGGAATGTTCCTTGTCTGTCAGGTAGAAAATGAGGAAGAATATATAGAAGAGATTGCGTCTTATGCATGGAATAGAAGAAAATTCGGAAAAACCCGTTATTTAAAAGGAGAAGGGCTGGCTGGACAAGCATGGGTAGAGCAAGAGCCTATCTTCATGTCCGATGTACCGGAGGATTATGTGCAGATCAGGTCCGGTATAGGATTGGCAATGCCTAGATCAGTTATTGTATTTCCACTTAAATACAATGAAGAAATATACGGAGTCATAGAATTGGCTTCCTTTAAAATATTTGCAGGGCATGAAATTGACTTTTTGTTAAAGATATCTGAAAATATCGCTGCTTCTCTTTCAAATTCAATGACAGCAGAGAAAATGAAAAAACTTCTTGATGAAACTCAGATAAAATCGCAGCAATTAAGAGAGCAGGAAGAGCAGATGAGACAAAACCTTGAAGAACTAGGTGCAACGCAAGAAGATATGATGAGAAGAGAGATGGAAATGAGCCAGCAGTTAAAAGTATTAAACCAGGAGAATGATTTACTAAGAGAAAAGATAAAAGGTGCAGAATAA
- the gluP gene encoding glucose/galactose MFS transporter, producing MKIQPPPFQNTTLLAFSIIFFGWGLLTSLNGTLIAQLDYIFELDDFKKSLINLTFFGTYFFVALAFFLFSEYKKDLLSFFGYKYLTVTGLGIAAAGAYLFYPASTLLSFPLFMGGLFVLASGITLLQISANTYIVNLGSSQNSFSRLTVVQALNSLGATLGPILGTFLIMKTASLTHEEISLLQPDQLLSFRKIQAIAVQSPYWTVAIWLIILGSLIFFLPMPDLVKNNQTTQHNNENISKQNLYLAALGIFMYVGAEVTIGSNLGAIIDQYCPELTSDKATVIYAYWALAMAGRFAGGFILQYVNGGKLLFIFALSTLCLLTVGIAGIEEFSIYALAAIGFFNSIMFPGIFASGLHKLGEYTGRGASLLIMGIAGGAIIPLIYKSLSSFSGLKAALIIAFICYVYIAFYGRYFQKHSEIVE from the coding sequence ATGAAAATACAACCGCCGCCATTTCAAAACACTACATTACTGGCATTCAGCATAATATTTTTCGGATGGGGATTACTGACCTCATTAAATGGTACTCTTATAGCCCAGCTTGATTATATATTCGAGCTTGACGATTTTAAAAAGAGTCTTATAAATCTCACGTTCTTCGGAACATACTTCTTTGTAGCACTGGCTTTTTTTCTTTTCTCCGAATACAAAAAAGATCTACTAAGTTTTTTTGGTTATAAATATTTAACGGTAACCGGACTGGGAATAGCAGCTGCAGGAGCTTATCTGTTCTATCCAGCTTCAACGCTTCTCTCATTTCCTCTGTTTATGGGAGGATTATTTGTGCTCGCCTCAGGCATAACTTTACTACAAATATCCGCAAATACATATATTGTAAACCTTGGATCTTCTCAAAATTCATTTTCAAGACTTACAGTAGTTCAGGCATTAAACTCTCTGGGAGCTACACTTGGACCAATACTTGGAACTTTCCTGATAATGAAAACGGCAAGCCTTACCCATGAAGAGATTTCTCTACTTCAACCTGACCAATTACTGTCTTTCAGAAAAATTCAGGCTATAGCTGTTCAATCTCCCTACTGGACAGTTGCCATATGGCTGATAATCCTTGGCTCTCTGATATTCTTTCTTCCCATGCCCGATCTTGTAAAGAATAATCAAACTACACAACATAATAATGAAAACATCTCTAAACAAAACCTGTACCTTGCAGCACTTGGGATATTTATGTATGTTGGTGCAGAAGTGACTATAGGATCGAACCTAGGAGCCATCATAGATCAATATTGCCCGGAACTGACAAGTGATAAAGCTACAGTTATATACGCTTATTGGGCTTTGGCAATGGCAGGAAGGTTTGCGGGAGGATTTATTTTACAGTATGTTAATGGAGGTAAGCTTCTTTTTATTTTTGCCTTGAGCACCTTATGTTTACTAACAGTCGGGATTGCAGGAATTGAGGAATTTAGCATTTATGCTCTTGCTGCAATTGGTTTTTTCAATTCAATTATGTTTCCTGGAATATTTGCATCTGGATTGCACAAGTTGGGTGAATACACAGGCAGAGGAGCCTCATTACTTATTATGGGTATTGCAGGAGGAGCAATTATTCCTTTAATCTATAAATCTTTAAGTTCGTTTTCAGGACTTAAAGCAGCGCTAATTATAGCTTTTATCTGTTACGTTTATATAGCTTTTTACGGCAGATACTTTCAAAAACATTCTGAGATAGTTGAATAG
- a CDS encoding universal stress protein has product MELISKIICPTDFSINSSNSVRYGYELAKVLKAELVLFHCIESKYKDAFDESIYREKEKALKELNSIAEGHRIRDKYGNVTISSLVSAGNPANEIIKTIKAGEGNLVVMATKGVSERYAPYSRITSEVIERTCCPVLEVPPGTTYTPIQKIVYTSELSGEDEKTVVDFVIGLGECLHAHIDFLTIQDKEDSPNADDLISYGYNNFLLKSDTSDVAFFVLEKKDIIKGINEFTERHEADLIIISPGHDKMYDNFMEASSTHQLVNKTSFPVLVMHKNKECLATA; this is encoded by the coding sequence ATGGAACTGATATCAAAGATTATTTGTCCTACAGATTTTTCAATTAATTCGAGTAATTCGGTACGCTACGGATATGAGCTGGCTAAAGTTTTAAAAGCAGAGCTTGTTTTATTTCATTGTATTGAATCAAAATATAAAGATGCATTTGATGAAAGCATTTACCGCGAAAAGGAAAAGGCTTTAAAAGAGTTGAATTCTATTGCTGAAGGGCATCGAATAAGGGATAAATATGGTAACGTAACCATTTCATCTTTAGTATCGGCAGGAAATCCAGCCAATGAGATCATCAAGACTATAAAAGCTGGGGAAGGAAATCTGGTAGTGATGGCTACAAAAGGAGTATCAGAAAGGTATGCCCCTTATAGTCGTATTACTTCAGAGGTAATTGAAAGAACATGCTGTCCTGTATTGGAAGTACCTCCGGGAACTACCTATACTCCTATTCAGAAAATAGTATATACAAGTGAGCTTTCAGGTGAGGATGAAAAGACAGTAGTCGATTTTGTTATAGGTCTTGGAGAATGCCTTCATGCGCATATCGATTTTCTCACTATTCAGGACAAGGAAGATTCACCTAATGCAGATGACCTTATTAGTTATGGTTATAATAATTTCCTGTTGAAAAGTGATACTAGCGATGTAGCCTTTTTTGTTCTTGAGAAAAAAGACATCATAAAAGGGATTAATGAATTTACAGAAAGGCATGAGGCTGATCTGATCATTATTTCACCAGGTCATGATAAAATGTACGACAATTTTATGGAAGCTAGTAGTACTCATCAGCTAGTTAATAAAACAAGTTTTCCTGTTTTGGTAATGCATAAGAATAAAGAATGTCTGGCTACTGCTTAA